A stretch of Bradyrhizobium sp. CCBAU 53338 DNA encodes these proteins:
- a CDS encoding glutathione S-transferase family protein, translating to MFLIGQYDSPFVRRVAIALRLYGLSFEHRPWSTFGDADRIAPYNPLRRVPTLVLDDGEALIESTIILDYLDEFVGPDKAMLPRSGAERRRHLRICALATGLGDKAVSLLYERVLRKEQLALWVERCQAQIGDVLGVLEAERAKVTTPYWLGSRTGHADIAVACVVRFTREAHPQLFDAARYPALSAHADRCEALVPFQEIVQPLAPPKG from the coding sequence ATGTTCCTGATCGGCCAATATGATTCCCCCTTTGTCCGCCGCGTCGCGATTGCGCTGCGGCTCTACGGGCTCAGCTTCGAGCACAGGCCATGGTCGACCTTCGGCGATGCCGACAGGATCGCACCGTACAATCCGCTGCGCCGGGTGCCGACACTGGTGCTGGACGACGGCGAGGCGCTGATCGAGAGCACGATCATTCTGGACTATCTCGACGAGTTCGTCGGGCCTGACAAGGCGATGCTGCCGCGAAGCGGTGCCGAGCGCCGCCGGCATTTGCGGATCTGCGCGCTCGCGACCGGCCTCGGCGACAAGGCGGTCAGCCTGCTCTACGAGCGCGTGCTGCGGAAGGAGCAGCTGGCGCTATGGGTCGAGCGCTGCCAGGCGCAGATCGGCGATGTGCTCGGCGTGCTCGAGGCCGAGCGGGCCAAAGTGACGACGCCGTATTGGCTCGGCAGTCGCACCGGCCATGCCGACATTGCGGTTGCCTGCGTCGTCAGGTTCACCCGCGAGGCGCATCCGCAACTGTTCGATGCGGCACGCTATCCGGCGCTGTCGGCGCATGCCGATCGCTGCGAAGCGCTGGTCCCGTTCCAGGAGATCGTGCAGCCGCTGGCGCCGCCGAAGGGGTAA